One window of the Clostridiisalibacter paucivorans DSM 22131 genome contains the following:
- a CDS encoding DUF739 family protein, with translation MFIIFNHEKLEARINEMYGDMVAFGKLLGMTKQRINSRLKGATEFTATEIEKAADLLKIDPVEIHKYFFEPKVIRR, from the coding sequence ATGTTTATTATTTTTAATCATGAAAAGCTGGAAGCAAGGATCAATGAAATGTATGGTGATATGGTGGCTTTTGGGAAGCTGCTTGGTATGACAAAGCAAAGGATTAATTCCAGGCTGAAGGGTGCAACTGAATTCACTGCAACAGAAATTGAAAAGGCAGCTGATCTGCTGAAGATTGATCCAGTAGAAATACACAAATATTTCTTTGAACCAAAAGTGATCAGACGGTAA
- a CDS encoding helix-turn-helix domain-containing protein, which produces MSNAVIQQSRFYNAEDVANILDVSLSSAYRIMKRLNKELEEKGFITVAGKISRKYFEMKVML; this is translated from the coding sequence ATGAGTAATGCAGTAATACAACAATCAAGATTTTACAATGCTGAAGATGTTGCAAATATTCTTGATGTTTCCTTATCTTCAGCTTACAGAATTATGAAGCGACTCAATAAAGAACTTGAAGAAAAGGGTTTCATAACAGTGGCTGGAAAAATTTCACGTAAATACTTTGAAATGAAGGTCATGTTGTGA
- a CDS encoding terminase small subunit: protein MGKLTDNQKRFIDEYLIDLNATRAYKAVYQRVKKDEVAAAASARLLRNVKVQKYLMERQKALQERTEITQDKVIQELARIGFADIKDYLSYRTEKTVITTDKDTGEPIIDYSPIIEVLNSDQVDGKVIQEVSINSKGVFTFKLYNKLDALDKIGKILGLFKDKLELSGNINNPYEGLTTEELKDLLKKL from the coding sequence TTGGGAAAGCTGACAGATAACCAAAAGAGATTTATTGATGAATACTTGATTGATCTAAATGCAACAAGGGCATATAAGGCAGTTTATCAAAGAGTGAAGAAGGATGAAGTTGCTGCAGCTGCAAGTGCAAGGTTGTTAAGAAATGTTAAGGTTCAGAAGTATCTTATGGAACGTCAGAAGGCACTTCAGGAAAGAACTGAAATAACACAGGATAAAGTTATTCAGGAACTTGCAAGGATTGGATTTGCTGACATTAAGGATTATCTTTCATATAGGACTGAAAAAACTGTTATTACCACTGACAAGGACACTGGTGAACCAATAATTGATTATTCACCTATCATTGAAGTGTTAAACAGTGACCAGGTTGATGGAAAGGTGATCCAGGAAGTATCAATCAATTCAAAGGGTGTTTTCACCTTTAAGCTATATAACAAGCTTGATGCCCTTGATAAGATTGGAAAGATTCTTGGATTGTTTAAAGATAAGCTTGAATTATCGGGGAACATTAACAACCCATATGAAGGATTGACAACTGAAGAATTGAAAGATCTATTAAAAAAATTATAG